A part of Aegilops tauschii subsp. strangulata cultivar AL8/78 chromosome 2, Aet v6.0, whole genome shotgun sequence genomic DNA contains:
- the LOC109766276 gene encoding uncharacterized protein — MSHGVAARKRFGGVGFALGCGCKDPKAVAVAAAAVAASSPRSGTEASTATTATSRTASRTHPSASTSTGTLTVPSASSSFLWEDADEVECKRASSATTPSFSGLLRELSELERSIKSCARTKSPPRNHFSPPPPPPPPPPPPPPLPSRPVQRRAVRGDDKPSIQEGHGDFSPPRPRPLPPPSLQVPTQQHRRVKSVDKASKQEGDAHFTPQPPRPLPPPPPLEPVRSAKTEEDNKSKSKEDEKRSPTPQAAPKHRKATSCDNSNGNGFGGGSGRLDGSVAVVKQSEDPLGDFRRSMLNMIVENGIVTGDELRELLRRFLALNAPRHHDAILRAFAEIWDEVFAPAAAATAGREPGPAARPTAPRQRTPPRRRQPLPPPAWRV, encoded by the coding sequence ATGAGCCACGGCGTCGCAGCGAGGAAGCGGTTCGGCGGCGTCGGCTTCGCGCTCGGCTGCGGCTGCAAGGACCCCAAGGCCGTGGcggtcgcggcggcggcggtggccgcCTCGTCGCCGCGCTCCGGCACGGAGGCGTCCACGGCCACCACGGCCACGTCGCGGACGGCCAGCAGGACGCACCCGTCGGCGTCCACGTCCACGGGCACGCTCACCGTgccctccgcctcctcctccttcctgtGGGAGGACGCCGACGAGGTCGAGTGCAAGCGGGCGAGCTCCGCGACCACGCCCAGCTTCTCCGGCCTGCTGCGCGAGCTCAGCGAGCTCGAGCGGAGCATCAAGTCGTGCGCGCGGACCAAGAGCCCCCCAAGAAATCACttctcgccaccgccgccgcctcctcctcctccaccgccgcctccgccgtTGCCGTCGCGGCCCGTGCAACGTCGAGCTGTGCGCGGCGACGACAAGCCCAGCATCCAAGAAGGCCACGGCGACTTCTCGCCGCCGCGGCCGCGCCCGCTCCCGCCGCCATCCTTGCAGGTCCCAACCCAGCAGCATCGGAGGGTGAAGAGCGTTGACAAAGCCAGCAAGCAAGAAGGCGACGCGCACTTCACGCCACAGCCCCCTCGCCCtctgcccccgccgccgccgctggagcCGGTCCGGAGCGCGAAGACCGAGGAGGACAATAAATCCAAGAGCAAAGAAGACGAGAAGCGCTCGCCGACACCGCAGGCGGCGCCGAAGCACCGGAAAGCGACGAGCTGCGACAACAGCAACGGCAACGGCTTCGGCGGCGGCAGCGGGAGGCTGGACGGGAGCGTGGCGGTGGTGAAGCAGTCGGAGGACCCGCTGGGCGACTTCCGGCGGTCGATGCTGAACATGATCGTGGAGAACGGGATCGTGACGGGCGACGAGCTCCGCGAGCTCCTCCGGCGCTTCCTGGCGCTGAACGCGCCCCGGCACCACGACGCCATCCTCCGGGCCTTCGCGGAGATCTGGGACGAGGTGttcgcccccgccgccgccgccacggccgGCCGCGAGCCGGGGCCGGCCGCCAGGCCGACGGCGCCCCGGCAGAggacgccgccccgccgccggcaaCCTCTGCCTCCCCCGGCGTGGCGCGTGTAG